The proteins below are encoded in one region of Candidatus Palauibacter soopunensis:
- a CDS encoding serine hydrolase, producing the protein MQPTRRRGVPATVLLGAAFLLAAQAQAAQAQSPAPPPPAVEEIDAWVEDAMARWEVPGLGLAIVYKGESYLSTGYGVRELGRDTPVDAGTLFSIGSCSKAFGAATIASLVEEGKLRWDDRITDHIPWFRLHDPWTTQEIRVRDIVTHRVGTGSNQPLRPLVADRRDYLMRLPHTDPDHAFRDRYGYTNDMFVLTGHLVETVSGTDWDSYAREKLWNPLGMTTTTARMAPANASPNHAEPHAIIERRFIGNAATTGMPLEPVPWQYAEDVTVPSGGVITSADEITEWMRFHVGTHPNPPLSRSSVELMHTPHTVIRNPSSWMPFEGPGAYAMGWSTGRFGDVTGVGHGGNALGFNCSIALAPEQGFGVWATTNRNSELPWVLTKWAMARFVGTEELRSRDWHAEFERSVAEGNRRAFEAEEARQAARLDQGHSVPLEAYVGTYRNGYAGELRIRLTDEAIPPLMPAEGRLGRWDGTPGVHERPAASASAGAERNGSVNGAAESAGELRLVAEFDGRERPVRMPLEHWHVDRFDMWFGDVRIGVSFMLDATARVTGVEMDYYGRFERVP; encoded by the coding sequence AACGCGGCGCCGCGGCGTACCGGCCACGGTGCTTCTCGGAGCAGCGTTCCTGCTCGCGGCCCAAGCCCAGGCCGCGCAGGCGCAGTCTCCCGCCCCGCCTCCCCCCGCGGTCGAAGAGATCGACGCGTGGGTCGAGGACGCGATGGCGCGGTGGGAGGTACCCGGACTGGGGCTGGCCATCGTGTACAAGGGCGAGAGCTATCTATCCACCGGCTACGGCGTGCGCGAACTGGGTCGGGACACGCCGGTGGACGCAGGGACGCTGTTCAGCATCGGTTCCTGCTCGAAGGCGTTCGGGGCCGCGACGATCGCCTCGCTGGTCGAAGAGGGGAAACTGCGCTGGGACGACCGCATCACGGACCACATCCCCTGGTTCCGTCTCCACGACCCGTGGACGACGCAAGAGATCCGCGTGCGGGACATCGTGACGCACCGTGTCGGAACCGGGAGCAATCAGCCGCTGCGCCCGCTCGTCGCCGACAGGCGCGACTATCTCATGCGACTCCCCCACACCGACCCGGACCACGCTTTCCGTGATCGCTACGGGTACACGAACGACATGTTCGTTCTCACGGGTCACCTCGTGGAGACCGTCTCCGGAACGGACTGGGACTCCTATGCGCGGGAGAAACTCTGGAATCCGCTGGGGATGACGACGACGACGGCGCGCATGGCGCCCGCCAACGCGAGCCCGAACCACGCCGAGCCGCATGCGATCATCGAGCGGAGGTTCATCGGGAACGCGGCGACCACGGGAATGCCGCTGGAGCCGGTGCCCTGGCAGTACGCCGAGGACGTCACCGTGCCCTCCGGCGGCGTGATCACATCGGCGGACGAGATCACCGAGTGGATGCGGTTCCACGTCGGCACCCACCCGAACCCCCCGCTCTCCCGCTCATCCGTCGAGCTCATGCATACGCCGCACACCGTGATTCGGAACCCGAGCAGTTGGATGCCCTTCGAGGGGCCGGGCGCGTACGCGATGGGCTGGTCCACAGGGAGATTCGGGGACGTCACGGGCGTGGGCCACGGAGGGAACGCGCTGGGGTTCAACTGCTCGATCGCGCTGGCGCCGGAACAGGGCTTCGGCGTGTGGGCGACGACGAACCGGAACTCCGAGCTTCCGTGGGTGCTCACGAAGTGGGCGATGGCGCGTTTCGTGGGCACAGAAGAGCTCCGGAGCCGCGACTGGCACGCGGAATTCGAGCGGAGCGTCGCCGAGGGGAACCGGCGGGCCTTCGAGGCGGAGGAGGCTCGGCAGGCGGCCCGGCTCGACCAGGGTCACTCGGTGCCGCTCGAGGCCTACGTCGGGACCTACCGCAACGGCTACGCCGGCGAGCTGCGCATCCGACTGACGGACGAAGCGATCCCGCCGCTCATGCCGGCCGAGGGCCGGCTGGGCCGATGGGACGGGACGCCGGGAGTGCACGAACGTCCGGCCGCGAGCGCGTCGGCAGGCGCCGAACGCAACGGGTCGGTGAACGGGGCCGCCGAGTCGGCCGGCGAACTGCGGCTCGTGGCCGAGTTCGATGGGCGCGAGCGGCCGGTGCGGATGCCGCTCGAGCACTGGCACGTCGACCGCTTCGACATGTGGTTCGGCGACGTCAGGATCGGCGTCTCGTTCATGCTGGACGCCACCGCCCGCGTGACGGGCGTCGAAATGGACTACTACGGCCGCTTCGAACGCGTGCCCTAG